The following are encoded together in the Kribbella voronezhensis genome:
- the greA gene encoding transcription elongation factor GreA, whose translation MTQKVDEDSVVWLTQDGYDQLKSELEHLKGPARAEITQRISDARDEGDLKENGGYHAAKDEQGKMEARIRQLEDMLRRARVGETPKAGGKVEPGMKVSIKFAGDDDVETFLLGSRELLALDASVDIDVYSPQSPLGSAILGKKKGDKATYAAPNGKDVTVEIVAAVPFTG comes from the coding sequence GTGACGCAGAAGGTTGACGAGGACAGCGTTGTCTGGCTGACACAGGATGGTTACGACCAGCTGAAGTCCGAGCTCGAGCACCTCAAGGGCCCCGCCCGTGCCGAGATCACCCAGCGGATCAGCGACGCCCGCGACGAGGGCGACCTCAAGGAGAACGGCGGCTACCACGCCGCCAAGGACGAGCAGGGCAAGATGGAGGCCCGGATCCGGCAGCTCGAGGACATGCTGCGCCGGGCCCGCGTCGGCGAGACCCCGAAGGCGGGCGGCAAGGTCGAGCCCGGCATGAAGGTGTCCATCAAGTTCGCCGGCGACGACGATGTGGAGACGTTCCTGCTCGGCTCCCGCGAGTTGCTCGCGCTGGACGCGTCGGTCGACATCGACGTGTACTCGCCGCAGTCCCCGCTCGGCTCAGCGATCCTGGGCAAGAAGAAGGGCGACAAGGCAACCTACGCGGCCCCGAACGGCAAGGACGTCACCGTGGAGATCGTCGCCGCGGTCCCCTTCACCGGCTGA
- a CDS encoding ATP-binding cassette domain-containing protein — MAAIEATGLVKTFRSRKNSVKALDGIDLEVPEGSVLGLLGPNGAGKTTAVRVLTTLMAPDAGSARVLGHDVVKEADTVRGLVGLSGQYAAVDELLTGRENLWMFGRLYRLSSSQAKQRADELLETFDLTDAADRILKTYSGGMRRRLDLAGSLIAHPKVLFLDEPTTGLDPRSRLDLWQIIRDRVSEGVTILLTTQYLEEADELADSIVVVDHGSVIARGTADELKAKVGGERIEIVVHDPDDTARALELLTAALEITDPDATTLDQHNKRITLPAPGGSTALVAAIRTLDGAGVRIADVGLRRPTLDDVFLSLTGHAAEEVES; from the coding sequence ATGGCCGCAATCGAGGCGACAGGCCTCGTGAAGACGTTCAGGTCCAGGAAGAACTCGGTCAAGGCGCTCGACGGAATCGATCTGGAGGTGCCGGAAGGCAGCGTGCTCGGCCTGCTCGGGCCCAACGGCGCGGGCAAGACCACGGCGGTCCGGGTGCTGACCACCCTGATGGCTCCGGACGCCGGGAGTGCCCGGGTGCTCGGCCACGACGTGGTGAAGGAGGCAGACACCGTCCGCGGGCTGGTCGGCCTCTCGGGGCAGTACGCCGCGGTCGACGAGCTGCTCACCGGCCGGGAGAACCTCTGGATGTTCGGCCGGCTCTACCGGCTGAGCAGTAGCCAGGCGAAGCAGCGGGCGGACGAACTGCTGGAGACCTTCGACCTGACCGACGCGGCCGACCGGATCCTGAAGACGTACTCCGGCGGTATGCGCCGCCGGCTCGACCTGGCCGGCTCGCTGATCGCGCATCCGAAGGTGCTGTTCCTGGACGAGCCGACCACCGGACTGGACCCGCGCAGCCGGCTGGACCTGTGGCAGATCATCCGCGACCGGGTGAGCGAGGGAGTCACGATCCTGCTCACCACGCAGTACCTGGAAGAGGCCGACGAACTGGCCGACAGCATCGTCGTGGTCGACCACGGATCGGTGATCGCCCGCGGTACGGCGGACGAGTTGAAGGCGAAGGTGGGCGGCGAGCGAATCGAGATCGTCGTGCACGACCCGGACGACACCGCTCGCGCGCTGGAGTTGCTGACGGCCGCGCTCGAGATCACCGATCCGGATGCGACGACGCTGGACCAGCACAACAAGCGGATCACGCTTCCGGCGCCAGGTGGCTCGACCGCGCTGGTGGCAGCGATCCGCACCCTCGACGGCGCCGGAGTCCGGATCGCCGACGTCGGCCTGCGGCGGCCCACGCTGGACGACGTGTTCCTGAGTCTGACCGGCCACGCCGCGGAAGAGGTGGAGTCATGA
- a CDS encoding DUF4307 domain-containing protein — MTDPSATDLDARYGRTRRGRRPLILGVVGVLALTGLVWLLWAAFVQSTPPVSSRLLGYTITSPISATATIQVDRSKNVEASCRLQAKAADFSIVGEVTLKVPADSPRRQSLDATLTTQRDATAVVLVGCTTANAHRPR, encoded by the coding sequence TTGACCGACCCATCCGCAACCGACCTGGACGCCCGTTACGGCCGGACCCGTCGTGGCCGCCGGCCGCTGATCCTCGGGGTCGTCGGCGTGCTGGCGCTGACCGGGCTGGTCTGGCTGCTGTGGGCCGCCTTCGTGCAGTCCACGCCGCCGGTGTCGTCACGGTTGCTCGGATACACCATCACGTCGCCGATATCAGCGACCGCGACCATCCAGGTCGATCGCTCGAAGAACGTCGAGGCGAGCTGCCGGCTCCAGGCGAAGGCAGCCGATTTCTCGATCGTCGGCGAGGTCACGCTGAAGGTGCCGGCCGATTCCCCCCGCCGCCAGAGCCTCGACGCCACTCTGACAACGCAGCGGGACGCCACCGCCGTAGTACTGGTCGGCTGCACCACCGCCAACGCCCACCGGCCCCGCTGA
- a CDS encoding MFS transporter, whose protein sequence is MKPGILNHPDFRRLWTADLLSQLGSRLAMSAAPLLAVITLNASTLQVSVLRTCETAAWLVLGLFAGAWVDRIRCLPVLIWSDLGRAVLYGSIPVAAWFGVLTLTQLYVVLALSGLLTVLFDVAHSSYPPRLLEPDQLLPGNARLAANHSVAAVIGAGAGGFLVQWLTAAVTLGLNALSFVWSALWLRSIRTPEPRPAPAERPNLRREIGDGLRYVFRHPLLRPIALTTTSTFLFQSASGAVMIVFLVREVHLSPSTIGLLSMIGLLGALAASWFTERLSTRLGEPRALVLACVGIGVAFLLQALTGPGWRLTWYVVSVLLAAISIIVCYILQSSIRQRLCPPELQGRVSATMSFVAWGVAPVGSLLGGLIATATSLRTTLWLSGAGALLGAGFVVFSPLRTLHQIPEPAAASGS, encoded by the coding sequence ATGAAGCCCGGAATCCTCAATCATCCCGACTTCCGCCGCCTGTGGACCGCCGACCTGCTCAGTCAGCTCGGCAGCCGCCTGGCGATGTCGGCGGCCCCGCTGCTCGCAGTGATCACACTGAACGCCAGCACCCTGCAGGTCTCGGTACTGCGAACCTGTGAGACCGCAGCCTGGCTAGTGCTCGGCCTGTTCGCTGGAGCCTGGGTTGACCGGATCCGCTGTCTCCCTGTGCTCATCTGGTCGGATCTGGGCCGCGCGGTGCTCTACGGATCGATCCCGGTCGCCGCCTGGTTCGGCGTACTGACTCTGACGCAGCTCTACGTCGTACTGGCCCTGTCGGGTCTGCTCACCGTCCTGTTCGACGTAGCGCACAGCTCGTACCCGCCGAGACTGCTCGAGCCAGACCAGTTGCTGCCCGGCAACGCCAGACTGGCTGCCAATCACTCGGTCGCTGCGGTGATCGGTGCAGGGGCGGGTGGGTTCCTCGTCCAGTGGCTGACTGCAGCCGTCACGCTCGGCCTGAACGCGCTCAGCTTCGTCTGGTCCGCACTGTGGCTCCGCTCGATCCGTACGCCGGAGCCTCGGCCGGCGCCGGCCGAACGCCCCAACCTGCGGCGGGAGATCGGAGACGGCTTGCGGTACGTGTTCCGGCATCCGCTGCTCCGGCCGATCGCGCTGACCACGACCAGCACGTTCCTGTTCCAGTCTGCGAGCGGCGCGGTGATGATCGTCTTCCTGGTCAGGGAGGTCCACCTCTCCCCCAGCACGATCGGCTTGCTCAGCATGATCGGGCTACTCGGCGCGCTGGCCGCCTCCTGGTTCACCGAGCGCCTCAGCACGCGGCTGGGCGAGCCCCGCGCGCTGGTGCTCGCCTGCGTCGGGATCGGCGTCGCCTTCCTCCTCCAGGCGCTGACCGGTCCGGGCTGGCGACTGACCTGGTACGTCGTGTCGGTGCTGCTCGCCGCGATCAGCATCATCGTCTGCTACATCCTGCAGTCGAGCATCCGGCAGCGCCTCTGCCCGCCCGAGCTACAGGGTCGCGTCAGCGCCACGATGAGCTTCGTCGCCTGGGGTGTCGCGCCGGTCGGCAGTCTGCTGGGCGGCCTGATCGCCACCGCCACCAGCCTCCGCACCACCCTCTGGCTCAGCGGCGCCGGCGCCCTCCTCGGCGCCGGCTTCGTCGTCTTCTCTCCCCTCCGCACTCTCCACCAGATCCCAGAACCGGCAGCTGCTTCGGGGAGTTGA
- a CDS encoding DUF72 domain-containing protein, protein MEIRIGTSGWLYPPWRGVFYPKGLAQRRELEYLSRQVNSVEINGSFYSLQRPESYQRWRASVPEDFVFAVKGGRFITHMKRLRDADTVLANFFASGLLALGPTLGPILWQTPANLPFDPEVLDTFLAALPRTTGEAAVLAAKHDHRLDGRALTETDADRPLRHAMEVRHPGFADPAFTELLCKHGVACVIADTAGTWPMFDQVTADFVYVRLHGDEELYASGYTDKALKQWAKRIRGWATDHDVYVYFDNDMKVMAPRDAITLLRLLDISPST, encoded by the coding sequence GTGGAGATTCGGATCGGGACGTCGGGGTGGCTTTATCCGCCGTGGCGTGGGGTGTTCTATCCCAAGGGCCTCGCCCAGCGGCGGGAGTTGGAGTATTTGTCGCGGCAGGTGAATTCGGTCGAGATCAACGGCTCGTTCTATTCGCTGCAGCGGCCGGAGAGTTACCAGCGCTGGCGGGCGAGCGTTCCCGAGGATTTCGTCTTCGCCGTCAAGGGCGGCCGGTTCATCACGCACATGAAACGCCTGCGCGACGCCGACACCGTACTCGCCAACTTCTTCGCCTCCGGCCTGCTCGCCCTCGGACCCACCCTCGGTCCGATCCTCTGGCAGACCCCGGCCAACCTGCCGTTCGACCCAGAGGTCCTCGACACGTTCCTGGCCGCACTTCCCCGTACGACGGGCGAAGCCGCCGTGCTCGCCGCCAAGCACGACCACCGGCTCGACGGTCGCGCGTTGACCGAGACCGACGCCGATCGTCCGCTCCGGCACGCCATGGAGGTGCGCCACCCTGGTTTCGCGGACCCCGCCTTCACCGAACTGCTGTGCAAGCACGGCGTCGCGTGCGTCATCGCGGACACGGCCGGCACCTGGCCGATGTTCGACCAGGTGACCGCCGACTTCGTCTATGTCCGTCTGCACGGCGACGAGGAGCTCTACGCGAGTGGCTACACCGACAAGGCTTTGAAACAATGGGCCAAGCGGATCCGCGGCTGGGCCACCGACCACGACGTCTACGTGTACTTCGACAACGACATGAAGGTGATGGCGCCCAGAGACGCCATCACCTTGCTCCGCCTACTGGACATCTCCCCCAGCACCTGA
- a CDS encoding ABC transporter permease — protein MSTTGTPAKVSPFGRAVSDAGVLAWRSLKRIPRTPDMLIYATIQPIMFVLLFAYVFGNAIPIPGFPGARAYREFLMSGIFAQTMAFAVASASVGLADDMSKGLIDRFRSLPMARSGVIAGRVIGDVVFNAFVMLVMVICGFIVGWRWHNGIGQALAAFAILLLFAFAMLWVGALIGLSVGGPEVAASAGLIWLFPLTFLSNAFVPTPNLPGALQPVAEWNPISSIVAACRHLFGNPSPFASPDGFPAQHPVWLSLIWCAVIIAVFAPLAVNKYRRATSR, from the coding sequence ATGAGCACAACCGGTACGCCGGCCAAGGTGAGCCCGTTCGGCCGGGCGGTGTCCGATGCGGGGGTGCTCGCCTGGCGCAGTCTCAAGCGCATCCCGCGGACGCCCGACATGCTGATCTACGCGACGATCCAGCCGATCATGTTCGTGTTGTTGTTCGCCTATGTCTTCGGCAACGCGATTCCGATCCCGGGCTTTCCTGGCGCTCGGGCCTATCGGGAGTTTCTGATGTCGGGGATCTTCGCCCAGACGATGGCGTTCGCGGTCGCCTCCGCCAGCGTCGGGCTGGCCGATGACATGTCGAAGGGTCTGATCGACCGGTTCCGGTCGTTGCCGATGGCAAGGTCCGGGGTGATCGCCGGGCGGGTGATCGGGGACGTGGTGTTCAACGCGTTCGTGATGCTGGTGATGGTGATCTGCGGGTTCATCGTCGGTTGGCGCTGGCACAACGGGATCGGGCAGGCGCTGGCGGCGTTCGCGATCTTGCTGCTGTTCGCGTTCGCGATGCTGTGGGTGGGTGCGCTGATCGGGTTGTCGGTGGGCGGTCCGGAGGTCGCGGCGTCCGCCGGGCTGATCTGGCTGTTCCCGTTGACGTTCCTGTCGAATGCGTTCGTGCCGACACCGAACCTGCCGGGTGCACTGCAACCGGTCGCGGAGTGGAACCCGATCTCCTCGATCGTCGCGGCCTGCCGGCACTTGTTCGGCAACCCGTCGCCGTTCGCGAGTCCGGACGGCTTCCCGGCACAGCATCCGGTCTGGCTGAGCCTGATCTGGTGCGCCGTGATCATCGCCGTCTTCGCCCCACTGGCGGTGAACAAGTACCGCCGAGCCACATCACGCTGA